Within Ananas comosus cultivar F153 unplaced genomic scaffold, ASM154086v1, whole genome shotgun sequence, the genomic segment aaatttaaaatcaaaacgccgttaactaactcaaatcaaataaattaagaattaaatattaaagttaaaaaatttaaaatataaaatagttaaCTTAAAATGGTTCACAGCATACAAAGTGGGGACTGGGGAGAGGAGTGGGACTGAGCACTAGAAAACAAGAAGtatcaagtaaaaaaaattcttttttgctttttttttggttgggtCGGGAGGGGGAAAACCATGAAAGGATAATAAACGGACAAAGAGAAGGAACCATATCCGAAGAAATACGTCGTGAcgactttagtttttttttttttttcctaaaaaaaataaaattaaaaagtagcatttattattgaaaaatataaatttagctaCAGTTTCTTGCAAGGCAATGGGCCTTTAGAAccggaaaataaaaaagaaaaataaaaaagagagccaaaataaaaaaaaaagcacaaaaatatatatgacgACAACAAAACTGTTCCCGTTGTCTCATTAgactatttaatataatttcacAACCACCAACAGCAACCGTATCAGTCATCTaattactattactattattaaaGTGCTTAGTCTCTtcgcaacaaattaaaattctcTCAATCACCCTCCCTCAACTTGGTTTTAACGTCGCTTGGTTTTAATATCAGCGTCGATCCTGAATTTCTGAGAGTGTTAATTGACTGCTTCAGTTGTGAAAACAAATCTTACAACCTTTTTTATtctgaggaaaagaaaaattatatatcttatttgaACTTCgcttagaattttaaaaaaatgcataTTCGAGTCACCAAATTTGATTAATCGCGAAAACAAAATCAAAGTTATTGAAACAAGCTGCTTGTGAGTTGTGAAGTCTACTATGTACAAACTACATcacattatttatatttaatcaattatatatttttttaaaaatgataaaattattttttaaaatatatattatcgaataaataaatttttaaaaagtaagttGATACCGATCGtatctagagcaagtggcaaagggcttggtcgttggtactcgagacccaagttcgaatactagttgatttacattttcaggtaagtttatttctaatgaaatgaaataagcgaagcggatagcgtactatctatttctcaaaaaaaaaaagaaaaaaaaaaaagtaagttgATTGATCGAAAATGCTACGACATTTCATGTGACTACTGACATAATtttagaccttttttttttgattttacaggAATGCTGCAAACTTCACAATTCACACGTGAACGCATGAAAAGAGAGAACTGGAGAAAACGTTCACATTCCACACAAATTAACTAGTCCAATTAtcacccaaaaaataaaaagaaaaaaaaagaaaccgaagagggaaaaaaaaatgctgtaACTACCCCAACTTGTGGAAAAATTTCCATAACTGTGCGGATCGATTGCACACTTCGTTTATGGCCAATCAAATGCACAGTTATAGCAAGTTCTGAGAAAGCCGTGGGTGGTTGGGTTtataaggaaaaagaaaactactCTATTCGCAACACCGTCCTGGAAAAGCCACGCAATTATTACATCACAAATATGAAAATGGAAACACGTACACTTGGTTTTGTTGGATGGAATGCAAGAATAGTCCCCATGCTATTCCCGTATTTCTACCTAGTCCCTGAGCTGTGAAAAGGTTGCTAACAATTTTTGCATACGAGTCGGATTTAGGAATTGAAAGAGTTTATTATTAGAGACTAAGTTTTGGTATGGATATAATACGAGGACTATCCGATACATCCAACCTTTGTTTGTTTGTatctttgtttgtttgtttgtttgttttgtttttttgtttttttttgttcgcaCCTGATTAATTGGATGGATTGGGTTCTTCTTTCCCCttcttctccgccgccgccgcttccgccACGGACTTGAGCTTCTGGAGGTTGAGCCGGAcgacggtgtcggcgaagaGCCTGGTGTCGTCCTCCGTGTTGCCCTCGGGGACGTCCACGACGTAGGATTCGAGCACGACGGTCCAGATCTCGTTGCCTCCCGATCCCCGGAACTCGGTGACGGTGGTGACGGATCGGTAGTTCCTGAGGCGGTGCTCGCCGCCGATGATGGTGAACCCGGCGACGCGGCGGTCGTCGTCGAGCACGTCGAGGCGCTCCGTGCTGGTGCTCGCGGGGAGCCCCGAGATGACGCTCACCTCGCGGAGGCACCCCACGCGCACCTCGCCCCCGTCCTTGATGGAGCAGCTCCGGATGAAGTGCTTGTAGATCTGGGGCCGGTCGAAGCGCCGCACCACCGCCCACACCTCCGCCGCGGGCGCCATGATCCGCTGCGCCAGGAGCGACGAGCATTCCCGCCCCCGCGTACGCGGTAGCTCCTCGATCGTCGCCCCGCAGCTTCCGCGTAAACTCCTCCGCCGTCAGCCGCCTGCCGCAGCcgtccggcgccggcgccggcccggctcctcctctccccctcccctcccccagttcccgcctcccgccgccctCTTCCAATGAACTGCTCTCGAAACCCACGAGAATTAGGGGATTTAGGGTCGTAGGGTAAAAATAGGGAAACGCAGAAATTGGGGGAAGAAGAGAATTGGGGATTTGAATGTGAGgcgttttcaatattttattaaataaatatatatatttgtttgtttaCATATTTGAATTGGATAGCTTTTGGATTAAATTTGTTTCcgatttattaattaattaataatcataataaaaaaaatttccaagaCGATGCGGACACGTGGTTTGGGGACTCGGTTGGTCTACGCGGTCGCCGTAGCTTAGACTCACCGCTAAGGGCGCGCACGGATGGGGATCGCCGACCGTTGATTTGATCACGGTCGTTAGATGGACGGGTGGGATCGCAGGGACCTTGCAATCGAGTAGGGCCACTGTTTTCCACGGTCCAATAATGTGCTAAGAACGGATTAAGTTGGGCCGTAAACGGATTAAACTGGGCCGACGATCTAACGAACGTCGTCGTACGAAGCTCAACTTGTAATGGGCTGCTTGAACGAGAAAGTTCCGCGGAAC encodes:
- the LOC109703862 gene encoding abscisic acid receptor PYL1-like, coding for MTCCGATIEELPRTRGRECSSLLAQRIMAPAAEVWAVVRRFDRPQIYKHFIRSCSIKDGGEVRVGCLREVSVISGLPASTSTERLDVLDDDRRVAGFTIIGGEHRLRNYRSVTTVTEFRGSGGNEIWTVVLESYVVDVPEGNTEDDTRLFADTVVRLNLQKLKSVAEAAAAEKKGKEEPNPSN